DNA sequence from the Stutzerimonas stutzeri RCH2 genome:
CTCTGCCAAAGGCACGCAAAGGGTCTGGTGAGTGGTGGGCTGCCTGCTGCCCGGCGCATGAGGACAAAAGCCCTAGCCTCGGTTTCACAGAACACAGTAACGGCGACATCGGCTTTGTCTGCCGCGCTGGCTGCGACAAGGAAAGCATTCTAGGGGCGATGGGCCTAACCTGGTCGGATGTGTTTGCCGATGGCATGACCTTGACCGCTCGCGTCCAGTACCACCGCAAGAACCTGGAGAGCGAGCGGCGAAACCTGGACGTCCTTGTGAGCATTGCCGAGGCCAACCCGGCCGACGTGCTGGAGTCTGAAATCCCATTGGTGGCGAAGTCTCAGGCGCGTTTAGAGGCGATTGCCGCCGAGCTCAAAGAGATTGAGCGCGCCCACCTGGATATGCCGCTGGAGTCTCCGCAGGCCATCTATCACCCGAGCCAAATCGTCTGGAGGCAGGACAAGGAAACCGGCGAGCTGTCATTCGTCCGGGCGCAGGGAACCGCCGAGAACCTGTCGCGCATGGTGAGCGCCTACGGGGTTCGCATCCGCTACAACGAGCTGTCGCGCGACGTAGAGATCAGCGTGAACGGGAAGCGCCCGACCGGCGACCTAGCGCGCAACGTGTCGCTGTCGCTGATCGAGGACTTGTGCAGGATCAACAGCTACCCGTACACCCAAGCTGGAAGCCACCTAGATCGTCTGGCAGCTCAGGACGCCTACAACCCGGCGCTGGATTGGGTTCGCTCGCGCAGATGGGATGGAGGCGAGCACGTCCGGGCGCTGTTCGAGTGCCTGACGCTGGCCGACGAGAGCAAGACGGCGATCAGCTGGACGCTGTTCCGGAAGTGGTTCCTAGGCGCC
Encoded proteins:
- a CDS encoding VapE domain-containing protein, with product MTVHIQRPSIGLAMPAALSKISPIEHFKSLPKARKGSGEWWAACCPAHEDKSPSLGFTEHSNGDIGFVCRAGCDKESILGAMGLTWSDVFADGMTLTARVQYHRKNLESERRNLDVLVSIAEANPADVLESEIPLVAKSQARLEAIAAELKEIERAHLDMPLESPQAIYHPSQIVWRQDKETGELSFVRAQGTAENLSRMVSAYGVRIRYNELSRDVEISVNGKRPTGDLARNVSLSLIEDLCRINSYPYTQAGSHLDRLAAQDAYNPALDWVRSRRWDGGEHVRALFECLTLADESKTAISWTLFRKWFLGAAAILSGHANKFEHVLILVDPLGGLGKTRFFNSLCPKEFQADGVTLNPDDKDSVLLAVSKWLVELGEIGATFKKSDIESLKAFLSRETDEIRPAYARAANQYQRRTAFFGSVNNVQFLMDDTNNRRFWPIQVAAVEYQHTVNVQQAWAEALSLVEAGETWHLNPEENRAIAEHNDAFRSKDAVEELILSSYDPEDLRDRWLSATDVLRELGFDKPARSDSLKAGALLRKLYKHRMLRGTTVYLLPDPIMEARKRIY